One Trichoderma atroviride chromosome 7, complete sequence DNA segment encodes these proteins:
- a CDS encoding uncharacterized protein (antiSMASH:Cluster_7.6), with protein sequence MPRKLSFPTSSSTLSLASSAAGTPVTPTFSSTPSGLSSTPMSATPSPFPRANLPASLCDPSLPFPRLIVFDLDYTLWPFWVDTHVTPPLKINATHTGATDRTGEDFTFYDEVPEILAVLPYLNGPNKIKLGVASRTSAPNLARELLKGLHIPPTASFQDEEGSSSGRKSSALSKKKVAIDVFDGGLEIYPGSKIKHFETLQKRTGIRFEDILFFDDESRNRETEQLGLTMKLVIDGVTWEEIGQGVELWRSRRSRAQ encoded by the coding sequence ATGCCTCGCAAACTATCATTTCCAACCTCGTCCtcgactctctctctcgcctcctccgccgctggCACGCCCGTAACTCCAACCTTCAGCTCCACGCCATCAGGGCTCTCATCAACGCCCATGTCTGCAACTCCCTCTCCCTTTCCGCGCGCCAACCTGCCTGCCTCGCTATGCGATCCCTCACTGCCGTTTCCGCGACTCATCGTCTTTGATCTGGACTACACGCTCTGGCCGTTCTGGGTAGACACGCATGTCACGCCGCCGCTGAAGATCAACGCCACGCATACCGGCGCCACAGACCGCACGGGCGAGGATTTCACATTCTACGACGAGGTGCCCGAGATATTAGCTGTATTGCCATATCTCAATGGCCCGAATAAGATAAAACTAGGCGTGGCGTCGCGGACGAGTGCCCCGAATCTGGCTCGCGAGCTACTCAAGGGGCTGCACATTCCACCGACAGCATCCTTccaggatgaagaaggcagcagcagcggtagaAAGTCATCGGCAttatcaaagaagaaggTTGCGATTGATGTGTTTGACGGAGGGTTGGAGATATACCCCGGGAGCAAGATTAAGCATTTCGAGACCTTGCAAAAGCGGACGGGGATTCGATTCGAGGATATACTGTTTTTCGATGACGAGTCGAGAAATCGGGAGACGGAGCAGTTGGGCTTGACGATGAAACTGGTTATAGATGGAGTTACGTGGGAAGAGATTGGGCAGGGAGTCGAGCTgtggagaagcaggaggagtAGAGCGCAATAG
- a CDS encoding uncharacterized protein (EggNog:ENOG41~antiSMASH:Cluster_7.6), with protein sequence MTADFEGSAPAGRVLSSNSATNPGIFPNGHLGHLNATQEEALERFKVVLAEKGLWKAGPPASHDDQTLLRYLRARRWIVDDALVQFKDTEEWRAANNIDTLYQTIELEAYEQSRRLYPQWTGRRDRRGIPLYVFEIRTLDSKAIANYEKQGANSTFSQAKTDGKTPPGLLRLFALYENLTRFNQPFCTQLLDREHADVPVTMSTNIVDISGVGLKQFWNLKGHMQAASQLATAHYPETLDRIFIIGAPIFFSTVWGWVKRWFDPITVSKIFVLAPHEVKPTLEAFIDPKNIPKKYGGELDYTFGQLGIPDPAWEGVIRWEKGYSSFPSGPLLWEDVPGEDRLACVRLGAEKGKTQREIICTLPKAFKLAEKTAEEATQTESVANTATETTTATTDDVSEGTQTTEATLDGTTDETTQTDGAAEAMEKLNINSEKTNGTTTAEVTTMPTATATAAA encoded by the exons ATGACGGCCGACTTCGAAGGCTCCGCGCCGGCTGGCCGGGTTTTGTCCTCAAACTCAGCCACCAACCCGGGAATCTTTCCCAACGGCCACTTGGGCCACCTCAACGCAACCCAGGAGGAGGCTCTAGAGCGCTTCAAGGTGGTGCTGGCCGAGAAGGGCCTGTGGAAAGCTGGCCCTCCAGCTTCGCACGACGACCAGACGCTGCTGCGGTATCTGCGAGCCAGACGGTGGATCGTGGACGATGCGTTGGTTCAGTTCAAGGATACCGAAGAGTGGCGGGCGGCGAACAACATTGATACCCTGTACCAGACCATTGAGCTCGAGGCGTACGAGCAGAGCCGTCGCCTG TATCCGCAATGGACCGGCCGCCGTGATCGTCGCGGCATTCCGCTCTACGTCTTCGAAATCCGCACCCTCGACTCCAAGGCAATCGCCAACTACGAGAAGCAGGGCGCAAACAGCACATTTTCACAGGCCAAGACCGACGGCAAGACCCCTCCAGGTCTGCTGCGGCTCTTCGCCCTCTACGAAAACCTCACCCGCTTCAATCAGCCATTCTGcacgcagctgctggaccGCGAGCACGCCGATGTGCCCGTCACCATGAGCACTAATATCGTGGATATCTCTGGCGTTGGACTGAAGCAGTTTTGGAACCTCAAGGGCCACATGCAGGCCGCATCACAGCTGGCCACGGCACACTATCCCGAGACGCTGGACagaatcttcatcatcggcgcgcccatcttcttcagcacaGTCTGGGGCTGGGTCAAGCGCTGGTTCGATCCCATCACCGTGTCCAAGATCTTTGTGCTTGCTCCCCACGAGGTCAAACCCACGCTGGAAGCCTTCATTGACCCAAAGAACATCCCCAAAAAGTACGGCGGTGAGCTCGACTACACATTTGGCCAGCTGGGCATTCCCGATCCTGCGTGGGAGGGTGTCATTCGCTGGGAGAAGGGCTACAGCTCGTTCCCCAGCGGACCGCTGCTCTGGGAGGACGTCCCGGGCGAGGACCGACTGGCGTGTGTTCGACTGGGTGCCGAGAAGGGCAAGACGCAGCGAGAAATCATCTGCACGCTCCCCAAGGCGTTCAAGCTGGCTGAGAAGACGGCCGAAGAGGCGACTCAAACAGAAAGCGTCGCAAACACAGCGACAGAGACCACAACTGCGACGACCGACGACGTGTCTGAGGGAACTCAGACAACAGAAGCTACTCTCGATGGAACGACTGACGAAACAACACAGACGGATGGTGCCGCCGAagcgatggagaagctgaacATTAACAGCGAAAAGACCAACGGCACGACGACGGCAGAAGTGACTACCATGCccactgctactgctaccgCCGCAGCATAA